Part of the Salmo trutta chromosome 5, fSalTru1.1, whole genome shotgun sequence genome is shown below.
tatttatactaccacagtacactCTGATGTGTATttttactaccacagtacccaaccctctgatatgtgtatttatactaccacagtaccctctgatatgtgtatttatactaccacagtaccctctgtgtatttttactaccacagtaccctttGATATgtgtttatactaccacagtacccaaccctcggatatgtgtatttatactaccacagtacccaaccctctgtgtatttatactaccacagtacccaaccctctgtgtatttatactaccacagtaccctttGATATCTgtgtttatactaccacagtaccctctgatatgtgtatttatactaccacagtaccctttGATATCTgtgtttatactaccacagtacccaaccctgtGATATGTGTATTTTTCTACCACAGTTCCCAACCCTCTGATGTGTATTTATACTaacacagtaccctctgatatgtgtatttatacaacCACAATACCCTCTTATATGTATTTATACAACCACAGTACCGTCTGTGTGTATTTttctaccacagtacccaaccctctgatatgtgtatttatactaccacagtaccctctgatctgtgtatttatactaccacagtacccaaccctctatgtgtatatatactaccacagtaccctctgatatgtgtatttatactatcaCAGtagcctctgatatgtgtatttatactaccacagtacccaaccctctgatatgtgtatttatactaccacagtaccctctgatctgtgtatttatactaccacagtacccaaccctctatgtgtatatatactaccacagtaccctctgatatgtgtatttatactatcaCAGtagcctctgatatgtgtatttatactaccacagtacccaaccctctgatatgtgtatttatactaccacagtaccctctgatatgtgtatttatactaccacagtaccctctgatatgtgtatttatactaccacagtacccaaccctctgatatgtgtatttatactaccacagtaccctctgatatgtgtatttttctaccacagtaccctctgatatgtgtatttatactaccacagtaccctctgatatgtgtatttaaactaccacagtaccctctgatatgtgtatttatactaccacagtaccctctgatatgtgtatttatactcccacagtaccctctgatatgtgtattaatactaccacagtaccctctgtgtATTTTTACTACcgcagtacccaaccctctgtgtatttatactacacagtacccaaccctctatgtatatttatactacacagtaccctctgtatttatactaccacagtgccctctgtgtatttatactaccacagtaccatctgatatgtgtatttatactaccacagtacccaaccctctgatatgtgtatttatactacacagtacccaaccctctatgtgtatttatactacacagtacccaaccctctatgtgcatttatactaccacagtacccaaccctcttataggtgtatttatactaccacagtacccaaccctctgatatgtgtatttatactaccacagtaccctttGATATCTgtgtttatactaccacagtacccaaccctgtGATATGTGTATTTTTCTACCACAGTTCCCAACCCTCTGATGTGTATTTATACTaacacagtaccctctgatatgtgtatttatacaacCACAATACCCTCTTATATGTATTTATACAACCACAGTACCGTCTGTGTGTATTTttctaccacagtacccaaccctctgatatgtgtatttatactaccacagtaccctctgatctgtgtatttatactaccacagtacccaaccctctatgtgtatatatactaccacagtaccctctgatatgtgtatttatactatcaCAGtagcctctgatatgtgtatttatactaccacagtacccaaccctctgatatgtgtatttatactaccacagtaccctctgatctgtgtatttatactaccacagtacccaaccctctatgtgtatatatactaccacagtaccctctgatatgtgtatttatactatcaCAGtagcctctgatatgtgtatttatactaccacagtacccaaccctctgatatgtgtatttatactaccacagtaccctctgatatgtgtatttatactaccacagtaccctctgatatgtgtatttatactaccacagtacccaaccctctgatatgtgtatttatactaccacagtaccctctgatatgtgtatttttctaccacagtaccctctgatatgtgtatttatactaccacagtaccctctgatatgtgtatttaaactaccacagtaccctctgatatgtgtatttatactaccacagtaccctctgatatgtgtatttatactcccacagtaccctctgatatgtgtattaatactaccacagtaccctctgtgtATTTTTACTACcgcagtacccaaccctctgtgtatttatactacacagtacccaaccctctatgtatatttatactacacagtaccctctgtatttatactaccacagtgccctctgtgtatttatactaccacagtaccatctgatatgtgtatttatactaccacagtacccaaccctctgatatgtgtatttatactacacagtacccaaccctctatgtgtatttatactacacagtacccaaccctctatgtgcatttatactaccacagtacccaaccctcttataggtgtatttatactaccacagtacccaaccctctgatatgtgtatttatactaccacagtaccctctgatatgtgtatattTACTACCACAGTACCTAACCCTCTGATAGGTGTATTTATAGTACCACAGTACCATCTgatctgtgtatttatactaccataGTACCTAACCCTCtggtatgtgtatttatactaccacagtacccaaccctctgatatgtgtatttatactaccacagtaccctctgatatgtgtatttatactatcaCAGTACCCTccgatatgtgtatttatactaccacagtagcctctgatatgtgtatttatactaccacagtaccctctggtatgtgtatttatactaccacagtaccctctgatatgtgtattaatactaccacactaccctctgtgtATTTTTACTACcgcagtacccaaccctctgtgtatttatactacacagtaccctctgtatttatactaccacagtaccatctgatatgtgtatttttaCTTCcgcagtacccaaccctctgatatgtgtatttaaactaccacagtacccaaccctctgtgtatttatactacacagtacccaaccctctatgtgcatttatactaccacagtacccaaccctctgataggtgtatttatactaccacagtaccctctgatatgtgtatattTACTACCACAGTACCTACCCCTCTGATAGGTGTATTTATAGTACCACAGGACCATCTgatctgtgtatttatactaccacagtaccctctgatatgtgtatttatactaccacagtagcctctgatatgtgtatttatactaccacagtaccctctgatatgtgtatttatactaccacagtaccctctgatatgtgtatttatactaccacagtaccctcttatatgtgtatttatactaccgcagtaccctctgatatgtgtatttatactaccacagtaccctctgatatgtgtattaatactaccacactaccctctgtgtATTTTTACTACcgcagtacccaaccctctgtgtatttatactacacagtaccctctgtatttatactaccacagtaccatctgatatgtgtatttttaCTTCcgcagtacccaaccctctgatatgtgtatttatactaccacagtacccaaccctctgtgtatttatactacacagtacccaaccctctatgtgcatttatactaccacagtaccctctgatatgtgtattaatactaccacactaccctctgtgtATTTTTACTACcgcagtacccaaccctctgtgtatttatactacacagtaccctctgtatttatactaccacagtaccctctgatgtgtgtatttatactaccacagtaccttcTGATATGTgcatttatactaccacagtcccctctgatatgtgtatttatactaccacagtaccctctgatatgtgtatttatactaccacagtaccctctgatatgtgtatttatactaccacagtaccctctgatatgtgtatttatacttccacagtaccctctgatatgtgtatttatactaccacagtacccaaccctctgatacgTGTATTTATATTACCACAGTACCttttgatatgtgtatttatactaccacagtacccaaccctctgtgtatttatactatcacagtaccctctgatatgtgtatttatactatcacagtaccctctgatatgtgtatttatactatcaCAGTActctctgatatgtgtatttatactatcaCAGTActctctgatatgtgtatttatactatcaCAGTActctctgatatgtgtatttatactgccACAGTACCCAACTccctgatatgtgtatttatactacacagtaccctctgatatgtgtatttatactatcacagtaccctctgatatgtgtatttatactaccacagtacccaaccctctgatatgtgtatttatactgccacagtaccctctgatatgtgtatgtatactaccacagtacctaaccctctgatatgtgtatttatattaCCACAGTACCttttgatatgtgtatttatactaccacagtaccctctgatatgtgaaTTTATACTATCACAGTACCCTCCTccctgatatgtgtatttatactaccacagtaccctctgatatgtgtatttatactaccacagtaccctctgatacgTGTATTTATattaccacagtaccctctgatatgtgtatttatactaccacagtacactctgatatgtgtatttatactaccacagtaccctctgatatatgtatttatactaccacagtacccaaccctctgatatgtgtatttatactaccacagtaccctcggatatgtgtatttatactaccacagtaccctctgatatgtgtatttatactaccacagtacccaaccctctgatatgtgtatttatactaccacagtaccctcggatatgtgtatttatactaccacagtacccaaccctctgatacgTGTATTTATattaccacagtaccctctgatatgtgtatttatactaccacagcacCCAACCCTCTGTGTGTAttcatactaccacagtacccaaccctctgatatgtgtatttatactaccacagtacccaaccctctgatatgtgtattttcactaccacagtaccctctgatatgtgtatttatactaccacagtaccctctgtgtatttatactaccacagtaccctctgatatgtttatttatactaccacagtaccctctgatatgtgtttttatactaccacagtaccctctgatatgtgtatttatactaccacagtaccctctatgtgtatttatactaccacagtacccaaccctctgtgtatttatactacacagtacccaaccctctatgtgtatttatactacacagtacccaaccctctatgtgcatttatactaccacagtacccaaccctctgataggtgtatttatactaccacagtacccaaccctctgatatgtgtatttatactaccacagtaccctctgaaatgtgtatttatactaccacagtaccctctgatatgtgtatattTACTACCACAGTACCTAACCCTCTGATAGGTGTATTTATAGTACCACAGTACCATCTgatctgtgtatttatactaccataGTACCTAACCCTCtggtatgtgtatttatactaccacagtacccaaccctctgatatgtgtatttatactaccacagtaccctctgatatgtgtatttatactatcaCAGTACCCTccgatatgtgtatttatactaccacagtagcctctgatatgtgtatttatactaccacagtaccctctgatatgtgtatttatactaccacagtaccctctgatatgtgtatttatactaccacagtaccctctgatatgtgtattaatactaccacactaccctctgtgtATTTTTACTACcgcagtacccaaccctctgtgtatttatactacacagtaccctctgtatttatactaccacagtaccatctgatatgtgtatttttaCTTCcgcagtacccaaccctctgatatgtgtatttatactaccacagtacccaaccctctgtgtatttatactacacagtacccaaccctctatgtgcatttatactaccacagtacccaaccctctgataggtgtatttatactaccacagtaccctctgatatgtgtatattTACTACCACAGTACCTACCCCTCTGATAGGTGTATTTATAGTACCACAGTACCATCTgatctgtgtatttatactaccacagtagcctctgatatgtgtatttatactaccacagtagcctctgatatgtgtatttaaactaccacagtacccaaccctctgatatgtgtatttatactaccacagtacccaactctctgatatgtgtatttatactaccacagtaccctctgatatgtgtatttatactaccacagtaccctctatgtgtatttatactaccacagtaccctctgatatgtgtatttatactaccacagtaccctctgatatgtgtttttatactaccacagtaccctctgatatgtgtttttatactaccacagtaccctctgatatgtgtatttatactaccacagtaccctctgtgtatttatactaccacagtaccctctgatatgtgtatttatactaccacagtaccctctgatttgtgtatttatactaccacagtaccctctatgtgtatttatactaccacagtaccctctatgtgtatttatactaccacagtaccctctgatatgtgtatttatactaccacagtacccaaccagGAGCTGCCTACAGAGCTCACAGTTCATCACTGTCCTTTCCCTGGTGGGGTGGAGACCAGAAGAGGGTGATGTCCTTCCTGTCTCCAAGGCCTGCCTCAGAATGTGCTGGGGTGAGTTTTTCCATAATAAATGAGCAGCTTAGAAATGGTAATTTAATATTTTCTTCTCTCATGATCTATCAATGCCTCAATGTTCACCCAGTGGCCTCCTTTCTAACTAAATTATTATATATTCTGTGATGATATCTGGgagaagatgagtcctgtctggtataattagtggtcagactggacaaggagggttggataaactcctctgtatgaagatgagtcctgtctggtataattagtggtcatactggacaaggagggttggataaactcctctgtatgaagatgagtcttgtctggtataattagtggtcagactggacaaggagggttggataaactcctctgtatgaagatgagtcctgtctggtataattagtggtcagactggacaagaagggttggataaactcctctgtatgaagatgagtcctgtctggtataattagtggtcagactggacaaggagggttggataaactcctctgtatgaagatgagtcctgtctggtataattagtggtcagactggacaaggagggttggataaactcctctgtatgtggAACAGGTGGAACTATTTAGAATGTGTAACAATCaaacctccctattggctgtgttCCACATTCTAAAGTAGAACCATCATTTTACTTGCTGAAATATTGTCCAGAAATGACCTCATTGGACAGAAAGGGGAACTCCTCCCCACAAGCATGTTGAACAAATATAATGTTTCCCTGAAACAAAGGATTCCTGTAGTTTCATGAAATAAGAAACTGATTCATAGTATATTATACATCATACAAGCCAACATTCAGTAGCAACACTGCTAAGAGGTTTTGTTTAAATCCATTGATGACTTTTAGTTTTATTGAAGAAGAAAAAGGGTTTTGAGGCCCTAAAGTAAATATTCTATCCTCCTGTCTTTTTGTTAAATTATTGACCTGTGGAACATTCACCTACTGGGTCAATTATAACATTTAATATCCTCCACTTGGTTGAATTGTAAATGACTGGTAGGTCCTGGGAACATACTTAGTGTGTTTATGGTAGCTGGGATATGTTGTTTGTATAAAAATATGATGAATCTAACTTAAATAATATTTTCATAATAAACTAAAGTGTAAAAGTGTTAGTTTGTTCCCCAGTCTCCTCTACTCTGACTGAGAAAAGGCCTCCTCAACTGAAGAATCTACAGCTGCTGAGTCTGAGGTGTTAATCAGTCCAGTGCTGCTCTGACCACAGTGTTGTTAGGAACCACATTTTCTAATGCTACATACACAGCCTTGTGTCAACTCTTACTGTGAACTACTTCAGTTTCTGGAAATAAACTCAGCAGTGGTCAGACCAGACTACACCAACATATACAACCAATAAATGAATCCCATTACACGCCATGTTCTAGTTTCCAGGAAGTGAGTTAGAGGGCAAACCAGAGGTGGAAAGTTGGATGATACAGTAGCTCGATGACATGCAAGTCAGAGGCAGGGATATTACTAGTGATGAGGTCCAATGAGTGTCCACAGTTGTGGCTGGGAACATGTAAGTGTTGCCCAAGGTTTAGACAAtaagctcttgatggttttttgcaactgcacttgaagaaacattcaaagttcttgaaatgttccgcaatgactgaccttcatgtcctaaagtaatgatgaactgtcgtttctctgtgcttatttgagctgttcttgccataataaggaCTTGATGTAAACATCTTcatccatttcattcagttgtaaacatcttcctccatttcattcagttgtaaacatcttcctccatttcattcagttgtaaacatcttcctccatttcattcagctgtaaacatcttcctccatttcattcagttgtaaacatcttcctccatttcattcagttgtaaacatcttcctccatttcattcagttgtaaacctcttcctccatttcattcagttgtaaacatcttcctccatttcattcagttgtaaacatcttcctccatttcattcagttgtaaacatcttcctccatttcattcagttgtaaacatcttcctccatttcattcagttgtaaacataTCTGTAATGTTTGTGAGGCCTTTGAGACATCATACTAAATATTTTGACTTGCTGGTCAAGGGAAATGCAAGTTTACTTCTTTGAGTTGCTGATTCAGTCGCTAAGCCTTGTGGGATATTAATGAATGTGAACTCAGCAGCCGTAATTCCAGAACAGTCCCTCTGTTGTAATAGTGTGATGTGTATCTTCTGACAGACTCTATGCTGAGTAAAGTCATGTTTTTATCCTAAAACGTTTTTCTACCAGAACCAAAGTGTGGATGCAGTCACTATTTAGAGCAGTCTAATCTCATTAACCCAGAACTATAATATTGTGTGATTCAGTTCTGGGTCCATACGTGTTAGAAACTACAGGAGGTGAGTCACATGTTATTAGTTACAGCAGTTTCCATGGAAACATACAGAGGGGGTTTATGCAAATTAACCCTATCTGTCTTGACACCTGAAGGAGGAGTCTCTGAAAACCTATTTAAATCAGTCTGTCCTGACTCAGCTCAACAGTCTccagtctaccaactggtctctgtAATAACTATTTAAAGCAGTCTGTCCTGACTTAGCTCAGCAGTCTCCAGTCTACCAACTGCTCTGTAATAACTATTTAAAGCAGTCTGTCCTGACTCAGCTCAGCAGTCTccagtctaccaactggtctctgtAACTTCATCTTTGTCTCTGTGGTGTACAGTCTTCAGGTGATGATGGGGGTATTGAatcatctctctactctcctccttctctctctccttcctcctgctctctctcgtgTAGTGGACAGGTTTGATCCACTGTGCCAGAAGTTCTTCATGAAGGGGACAACTCCAAATCTCCCGGGTATTTTGGTTGATGGGACAGTCCAGAACCAGACCCGCTACAAGCCGATCTGCCAGTTGTTCAACAACGCCTACAGGTTTGCAACTCTCTACGACACGACCAAGAGGATCCCTGTGTTCTCAGCCTACACCTTCACTGGTCCTCCTACAGACCCCAGACCAGATGATCCCTGGATGATAGAGCCCCAGGTAGGACTAATGTTTTGTCATATAACataacatttgtatttgtttgctgctataaatcacagacagttatGTTACAGAATATAGAACTACCACTATGGAGGGTATAGAGACCTGATTGTGACCCCCCCCCCAGAAAATACAGAAAACTTGTGAGTGAATGTATGACTGTTTCCTGCAGCTCGACGGGGTAAACAATCCTGTAATGCAGAAAATAGGAGGAGCCCATTACGAACACCAGGCGGGGAACTACGACTATAAACGAAAAAACCCTTTAGATTATCATGCTGTGAACAGAGGTCACCTCTTCCCAAATTCACATGCTCATAACCTTGATACTCAGGAGTCCACCTTTACCCTGACCAACATCGTTCCCCAGGACATCAAATTCAACGGGGGCAGCTGGAATGATATGGAGAAAAATGTCAGAGGAAAGCTGATGAACGACTGTATTAGTAACAACGGGAAGATAGAAGCCTATGTGGTGACTGGAGCAGTGCccagcagcaacaacaaactGAACGACAGAGTGAACATCCCAGAGCTCCTGTGGACAGCCTACTGCTGTTACAACAGGAATATGAACAAGCGGATAGCCGAAGCACACTGGCAGTGGAACAAGGAGATAAAGAAAAATACAGTGAATCCAGTAACCTTGGG
Proteins encoded:
- the LOC115194907 gene encoding endonuclease domain-containing 1 protein-like; the encoded protein is MSFLSPRPASECAEYPTRSCLQSSQFITVLSLVGWRPEEGDVLPVSKACLRMCWVDRFDPLCQKFFMKGTTPNLPGILVDGTVQNQTRYKPICQLFNNAYRFATLYDTTKRIPVFSAYTFTGPPTDPRPDDPWMIEPQLDGVNNPVMQKIGGAHYEHQAGNYDYKRKNPLDYHAVNRGHLFPNSHAHNLDTQESTFTLTNIVPQDIKFNGGSWNDMEKNVRGKLMNDCISNNGKIEAYVVTGAVPSSNNKLNDRVNIPELLWTAYCCYNRNMNKRIAEAHWQWNKEIKKNTVNPVTLGKLEEMLNKYHKGKGVLVKVFPTNCPR